A region of Deltaproteobacteria bacterium DNA encodes the following proteins:
- a CDS encoding uroporphyrinogen-III synthase translates to MTGTKKGGGEFQPLAGRRILITRARGQTEELSRLLEDYGAEVIAFPTIVIAPPEDWGPLDKVIERLSAYDWVIFTSVNGVRSFTQRLKEKGVDIAALAVKKICAIGPRTQRELEEMGLNVTFLPPEYRAEGVADGLRAKGIKGEKILLPRAKGARRILPQALRKAGGVVDEVEAYRAVRPTGDSDSLDEILQKGIDVVTFTSSSTARNFMELLSERRSMNGVKVAVIGPVTEETARSYGLEPAIIPSEYTIPALVKAIVEHFKKLPRR, encoded by the coding sequence GTGACGGGTACAAAAAAGGGTGGGGGGGAGTTCCAGCCGCTGGCGGGTAGGCGGATCTTGATCACCAGGGCCCGAGGGCAGACCGAGGAACTCTCACGTCTGCTCGAAGATTACGGGGCCGAGGTGATTGCATTTCCTACCATAGTGATAGCCCCTCCAGAGGATTGGGGTCCCCTGGATAAGGTCATCGAGAGATTGAGTGCATACGACTGGGTCATCTTCACCAGTGTGAACGGGGTGAGGTCTTTTACCCAAAGGTTGAAGGAGAAGGGGGTGGATATAGCGGCCCTTGCGGTGAAGAAGATCTGCGCCATCGGCCCCCGAACCCAAAGGGAGTTGGAGGAGATGGGGCTAAATGTCACCTTTCTCCCCCCAGAGTATCGGGCAGAGGGGGTGGCCGATGGGTTGAGGGCCAAGGGGATCAAAGGGGAAAAGATCCTCTTGCCCAGGGCAAAGGGTGCTCGCAGAATCCTCCCCCAGGCCTTAAGGAAAGCAGGTGGGGTGGTAGATGAGGTGGAGGCCTATAGGGCGGTTAGGCCTACCGGGGACAGTGATTCCCTTGATGAAATTCTCCAGAAGGGTATAGATGTGGTGACCTTTACCAGTTCGTCTACTGCTCGAAACTTCATGGAGCTGTTGTCCGAAAGGAGGTCTATGAACGGGGTAAAGGTAGCCGTGATCGGACCTGTAACCGAAGAAACAGCCCGGAGCTATGGACTGGAGCCCGCCATCATCCCCTCGGAATATACCATCCCCGCCTTGGTTAAGGCCATTGTAGAACATTTTAAGAAGTTGCCACGTCGATGA
- a CDS encoding HEPN domain-containing protein — MPERSKDWINQAVRDLKAAEGLVEKESFEWACFIAQQAAEKALKAVFQRLNAVAWGHSVFDLLRVLSERTAVDEDFLNCARILDKYYIPTRYPNGFDSGSPYEYFTRRDAEDAIVYSRKILEFCQGILA, encoded by the coding sequence GTGCCGGAAAGAAGCAAAGACTGGATAAATCAGGCCGTAAGAGATTTAAAGGCTGCGGAAGGACTAGTGGAAAAAGAATCTTTTGAATGGGCTTGTTTTATAGCGCAGCAAGCCGCAGAAAAAGCCCTCAAGGCAGTATTTCAGAGGCTGAATGCGGTTGCCTGGGGACACTCTGTATTCGATCTCCTAAGGGTTCTTTCGGAGAGGACAGCCGTTGATGAAGATTTCTTAAATTGTGCTAGGATTCTGGATAAATATTATATCCCAACACGATACCCCAACGGCTTCGACTCGGGGAGCCCGTATGAATATTTCACCAGGAGGGACGCAGAAGATGCCATCGTTTATAGCAGAAAAATCCTTGAATTCTGTCAAGGTATTCTGGCTTGA
- a CDS encoding nucleotidyltransferase domain-containing protein, whose amino-acid sequence MPSFIAEKSLNSVKVFWLDQERLLREIRKAAKRVGKEDENVLKIVLFGSLAERTGVPGSDADILILLEDSDKPFLERIHEWHKKFVLNFPLEVFPYTEKEQDNPLVQEAMRRGITLFER is encoded by the coding sequence ATGCCATCGTTTATAGCAGAAAAATCCTTGAATTCTGTCAAGGTATTCTGGCTTGATCAAGAAAGACTGCTCCGAGAAATTCGTAAAGCGGCAAAAAGGGTGGGGAAGGAAGATGAGAACGTACTCAAGATAGTCCTGTTCGGCTCCCTTGCTGAAAGGACTGGAGTGCCGGGAAGCGATGCAGATATCTTAATACTACTTGAAGACAGCGATAAGCCCTTTCTGGAGAGGATTCATGAGTGGCACAAAAAGTTTGTCCTCAATTTCCCCCTTGAAGTCTTCCCCTATACAGAAAAAGAACAGGATAATCCCCTAGTCCAAGAGGCGATGAGGAGGGGGATTACCTTGTTTGAGCGATAG
- a CDS encoding type II toxin-antitoxin system HicB family antitoxin yields MRQVIIYPGEDGYWVAECPSLPGCISQGRTREEAIANIKEAIEGYVAALEEDGLPVPSERFETLVVAV; encoded by the coding sequence ATGAGGCAAGTAATCATTTACCCTGGTGAAGACGGTTACTGGGTAGCAGAATGTCCGAGTTTACCTGGGTGTATCAGTCAGGGTAGGACAAGAGAAGAAGCTATTGCAAATATCAAGGAGGCTATCGAAGGGTATGTTGCTGCCCTGGAAGAAGATGGGCTGCCTGTTCCTTCAGAGCGTTTTGAAACGCTGGTGGTAGCTGTATGA
- a CDS encoding type II toxin-antitoxin system HicA family toxin, with translation MSKLPKISGRECVKVLQKAGFFLKRQHGSHMILRRNNPFSQVVVPDHKELDRGTLRSIIRQTSLSIGEFVKLLG, from the coding sequence ATGAGTAAGCTACCCAAGATATCAGGCCGAGAATGCGTAAAAGTTTTACAGAAAGCCGGTTTCTTCCTGAAGAGACAGCATGGAAGTCACATGATTTTGCGCCGAAACAATCCATTTTCGCAAGTTGTTGTACCTGACCATAAGGAACTGGACAGAGGCACCTTGCGCTCTATCATTCGACAAACCAGTCTGAGTATAGGCGAGTTTGTAAAACTTCTGGGATAA
- a CDS encoding nucleotidyltransferase domain-containing protein has product MSKTKMRPPNYSVLQVKTFSLSNKEKGRIIEFLKNELSKDKRVVSAFLYGSFLDEDLFRDIDVGVFIRDTNSLPPLYEFQLGDKLSRALKDAFPVEVRIINEAPVTFLYHVIKGKLLLCRDEDFCSEFVAIVARKYNDIQPILNHYTKEAYGRSD; this is encoded by the coding sequence ATGTCAAAGACAAAGATGCGGCCCCCCAATTATTCCGTTCTACAGGTTAAGACCTTCTCTCTTTCCAACAAAGAGAAAGGGAGAATTATAGAGTTTTTAAAAAATGAGTTGTCTAAAGACAAAAGGGTGGTATCTGCTTTTTTGTACGGGTCCTTTTTAGATGAAGATTTATTTAGAGATATTGATGTGGGAGTATTTATAAGAGATACTAATTCGTTGCCACCCTTGTACGAGTTCCAATTGGGGGATAAGCTGAGTAGGGCTTTAAAGGACGCCTTCCCTGTTGAGGTAAGGATAATCAACGAAGCTCCCGTCACTTTTCTTTATCACGTCATAAAGGGCAAATTGCTTTTGTGCAGGGATGAAGACTTCTGTTCTGAGTTTGTAGCGATAGTGGCCAGAAAATACAATGATATTCAACCCATTTTGAATCATTATACGAAGGAAGCTTATGGAAGGTCAGATTAA